A stretch of DNA from Carassius auratus strain Wakin chromosome 44, ASM336829v1, whole genome shotgun sequence:
ttgctatgcagttgctagggtactctgagTGGTTGTTGGGGTGTTCTTTGTAGTTTCTATGCAGTTTCTGGGGTGTTCTGAGTACTTGTTATACAAATGCTACTAAGAACacacagttgctagggtgttccggGTGGTAACTATGTGGTTGTTAGGTAGTTGCTAAGTAGTTGCTATATGTTTTGCTAGTGTGCTCtgagtggttgctatggtgttctaagtagttgctatggtgtttagGGTGTTCTGAGTAGCTGCTATCTAGCCACTAGGTTACTCTGGATGGTTTCTAAGTGGTTTCTTCCTGGCTGGTGTGAAATGGCACACAAACGCTGCAGGAAGACGCACACACATACGTAAAGACTTTCAGCTGTAGTACTGCTGATGATTAATCATAACACAACATTAGCATATAAATATGACTGATGAATGTGAGTGTTTGTACCTCCTGGAAGCTGATGGCCGTCATGGCTCCATTATGGAGTTTTTTCCTGAAGTCTTGTGCCACACTCAGCTCCTCCGCGCTGAACTTGTCATGCTTGAACAGAACCCCCACCTTCACGGCGATCTTGATCATGTTCTTCACCACCTTCTGGGCCTCGGTGCGGTTCCCCGAGTGCTCTTTGGAGACGCGGTACAGCTCGTCCAGAACCTCGCCGCTGTTGTCATCGATGAACATATGAGCCACGGACTTACTGGCCATGTGACTGAGGATCTTCTTCTGGGCCTTCATGGCCATGTCCTTCGAGCTGAACGCCTCCATCCTGATGACAGGAGAGCACGGACGGACACAGATGTACAGCCGTGTGCGAGTGTGTTTACCTGCGTCGTGCAGTCGGAGGTGTTTGCGACTAGTCTGTTATGTCTTTTTGAGGAAGTGGCGTCTTCCGCTGTGTAACTGTGAGAGGAAACTGTGTGATCGGAGGAGATATGTCACTTCTGCTTTCTGTGTCTCTCACACACTTCAACTTTGAGTTTCAGACTCGAATCTCCCTCTCAAGAGATGTTTCATGTCATTCAGGGTGTTGAACGTGTGAGAACAGAAGCACAAAGTAACCTGAAAATAGTACGTCTAAAGCTTCACGTCATCTTCAAACATAAGGTGTGAAAAATCAACAATGTGATTAAATGGAAAGCTCCCAAAGTTTGCAATCGAAAGTAAGAACTCAAACCTCGTTTCTCGAAATCGGTTTCTCTCTGGATCACATGACCTGATCAGTCTGTACCTCTATCATTGTTCCTGATTCACATTTAAGAAATGAACGGAACTGAATTCAGTTTGAAATGATCTGGAATGTGGTTTGTTCAGTTCAATGAAAGGTGGCTAGGATGTTTTAATTAGTGGTTCTAtgcggttgctggggtgttcttaGTAGTTGCTATGCGCTTGCTAGGGTGTTCTCAgtagttgctatgcagttgctagggtgttctgagtagttgctatgcagttgctgggTGTTCTAAttagttgctatgcggttgctagggtgttctgagtagttgttatgcagttgctagggtgttctgagtagttGTTATGCGTTTGCTGGCTAATCTTAgtagttgctatgcggttgctgaggtgttctaattagttgctatgcggttgctggggtgttctacGTAGTTGCTATGCGGTCGCTGGGGTGTTCTTAgtagttgctatgcggttgctgaaGTGTTCTAAttagttgctatgtggttgctggggtgtttgACGTAGTTATGCGGTCGCTGGGGTGTTCTACGTAGTTTCTATGCGGTCGCTGCGGTGTTCTTAgtagttgctatgcggttgctggggtgttctaattagttgctatgcggttgctagggtgttctgagtagttgctatgcggttgctagggtgttctgagtagttgctatgcagttgctagggtgttctgagtagttgttatgcggttgctggGCTGATCTTAgtagttgctatgcggttgctggggtgttctaattagttgctatgcggttgctagggtgttctgagtagttgctatgcggttgctagggtgttctgagtagttgctatgcagttgctagggtgttctgagtagttgttatgcggttgctggGCTGATCTTAgtagttgctatgcggttgctgaggtgttctaattagttgctatgcagttgctgggGTGTTCTTAGTAGTAGTTATGCGGTTGCTGAGGTGTTCTAAttagttgctatgcagttgctggggtgttcttagtagttgctatgcggttgctgaggtgttctaattagttgctatgcagttgctgggGTGTTCTTAGTAGTAGTTATGCGGTTGCTGGGCTAATCTTAgtagttgctatgcggttgctgagGTGTTCTAATTAGTTGCCATGCGGTTGCTGAGGTGTTCTAATTAGTTGCCATGCGGTTGCTGAGGTGTTCTAATTAGTTGCCATGCAGTTGCTGGGGTGTTCTTAGTAGTAGTTATGCGGTTGCTGGGCTAATCTTAgtagttgctatgcggttgctgagGTGTTCTAATTAGTTGCCAtgcggttgctggggtgttctacGTAGTTTCTATGTGGTCGCTTGGGTGTTCTAAGTAGTTGCTGTGCGGTTGCTAAGTGTTCTAAgtagttgctaggtggtttctaggTGTTCTAAGAGTATATCAgtagaaacacacacacctgctgtatCTGCTCACCTTTTGCTGAGTGAGTGTTCAGCtgtgatgtgtgtgagtgtgtcttcgAGTGCGTCTGTCAGTACTTAATCTGCAGAGTTTACATCCGTTTCAACAaagaactcacacacacaaaatctctctatctctctctcgcacacacacacacacacacacacactctctctctctctttcacacacacaggaacaaCACGACTCAATCAGTCAATGTATATTATTGCCTCATATTGCATCGTGAGTCTTGCACTAGTCGCAGTCATCAGTCATCATTCTTGCTCACTTTGGATGTTGTTTGTGTTTACAATCTGTGTTTATCAGGATCGTGTGTCACTCAAGTAGGCTTTAAAGGTCAAATACAGAAAAGAGgatgaaatgtaatatttcagatgGGACCTGAAGAAGTACTACTTCAGATGCATCTGTTGTAAGAGTATCAGAAGCACATGTAAGTGTGAATTACATGTTCTTACATCATATGTGCTACTTCCAGAAACATCCATTATAATCATTGATGTCTGCTATAGGTGTTTAagtcatttatgtatatatttatatctaaattaactttatttttatggtCCTGGGTAGAAGAACGCTTCAGAATGAAATGAGTCTGTTGTCTGAATGTCTTTGAATTGCAagtcagtgattttttttcttcctgttggTTCAACTTCCTGTGTGTTGTGACGATTCACACTCGCACCATTTCATCTATTGATACAGATGAACTGAAAAGCACTCACTTGTTAAACTCTCAGTATTGGTTTTGTATTGTTCTGTATTTCTGGTTGTATTGTTCTAAAAGTGTTTCTGACTGTTGCACATTTCAACATTTAGTGTTTCTCTCTGCACCACAAAGAAGACTGACAGCGAAACAAACTACCTAAACCCATGTGTGAAACACAGGTTACAACACTGACGGCCACAGTCCCAGCAGGAAGTGCAGGTGTAAAGAGCTGTCGGAAGACTTCCTGTCTGACATGAGATCAGACTAAGGGAATAGTAATAATATGTTTCATTTATATACCACCTTTCCTTTCACTTTTTTCTCCTGGCTCGTTTCGCTTATgtgttttaataacaaaaaagttagttttttagCACCCTTTCAAACCAAAAGTGAAAGGAATAGACCTCAGTCTGAAGGAAGTGCCTCTGTCTCTATTCTCTCTCTTGAGAGATGTCAGGCAATAAAAGAAGTATTCTGATTACATAACTCATGTTGACTGTAACTCTCATAGAAATTTTATAACAGCGTTTTAGACTATTATATACTTGTTTAAATTTATGCACTTGTCAGTTGATTTTATCCAAAAACTCTTGCATTATAtttattctatattatatattcatatattagtGTTTCATGCATTTTCATGGGATTTTAATCCATTATTTGATCTTTTAGTGCAATGATTCACTGTTTGAGCGAAAGGAATATATTGTTTATGAAAATGTCCTGCACTCAAATGAAGGTTATaaatttcttctttctttttatttttatttattaccttTCAAAGCACTTTGTTCGACCGCTGTGTGTGA
This window harbors:
- the LOC113062530 gene encoding tumor necrosis factor, alpha-induced protein 8-like protein 2 A; its protein translation is MEAFSSKDMAMKAQKKILSHMASKSVAHMFIDDNSGEVLDELYRVSKEHSGNRTEAQKVVKNMIKIAVKVGVLFKHDKFSAEELSVAQDFRKKLHNGAMTAISFQEVEFTFDKNVMMELLSDCRDLLLKLVEKHLTPKSLDRIRHVFNHYSDPELLTHLYDPHGTLWPNLSKICIGLNRMIEEGKL